A DNA window from Hydrotalea sp. contains the following coding sequences:
- a CDS encoding cupin domain-containing protein — protein MTNLQSSAPHIHDASHYNDLADWGPQPDALDGTASHSHGRLLHKSVATDKMPAIETGLWTCTPGRWQLAVPRDELLWVMVGQVEYEGTAGDKITMAANDAVLFPAGWRGVARVVEPLRVSYILSATQKMAGTPDRPQLLRNPLATLLAKDLKNWGVIPTMLEGESTTAGLLLNRAGDGSAECGFWTCTPGFWHCHVTRDEYCHFLVGDATYTNDATGEVIEIKPDTLAFFPKDWRGTCRVHRLVKKIYLIV, from the coding sequence ATGACGAATTTACAATCCAGCGCGCCGCATATTCATGACGCAAGCCATTATAACGACCTGGCCGATTGGGGGCCGCAACCCGATGCGTTGGACGGCACGGCATCCCATTCGCATGGCCGATTGTTGCATAAGTCGGTTGCGACGGATAAAATGCCGGCTATAGAAACCGGTCTTTGGACCTGCACCCCCGGGCGATGGCAATTGGCGGTGCCGCGCGATGAATTATTGTGGGTGATGGTGGGCCAGGTGGAATATGAGGGAACGGCCGGCGATAAAATAACCATGGCCGCCAACGACGCGGTGTTGTTCCCCGCCGGTTGGCGCGGCGTGGCGCGCGTGGTCGAACCATTGCGGGTTAGTTATATTCTTTCCGCCACCCAAAAAATGGCCGGCACACCCGACCGACCGCAATTGTTGCGCAATCCCCTGGCGACATTGTTGGCGAAGGATTTAAAAAATTGGGGCGTGATACCAACGATGTTGGAAGGCGAAAGCACAACCGCCGGCTTGCTCCTCAACCGCGCGGGTGACGGCAGTGCCGAATGTGGTTTTTGGACCTGCACCCCGGGGTTTTGGCATTGTCATGTAACGCGCGACGAATATTGTCATTTTTTGGTCGGCGATGCGACCTATACCAACGATGCAACTGGCGAGGTGATAGAAATAAAACCCGACACCCTTGCTTTTTTTCCAAAGGATTGGCGCGGCACGTGCCGCGTGCATCGGCTGGTTAAAAAAATATATTTGATTGTTTAA
- a CDS encoding cell envelope integrity protein TolA, protein MGVFLKKIIICFLSIALFFTSTPIVFAQSNQMVAADSITNLNINVATAAQPQVEGEVAHTLSLDEATCYIATLGGHKVSYVGFYNKCKPGTGLGVGKLSIVKEKPVFTLIFCIGYCGGLKTGVPVAAKEENINNLDNGTGENIKPGAVNILNKQQAAKNRQARQAELAKQRAEAAKQRAEADKIAREEKKAQQEEALKEKQATTLGEKKALREQAAKERQAREAELAKQRAEAAKQRAEADKIAREEKKAQQEEALKEKQATTLGEKKALREQAAKNRQARQAELAKQRAEADKARRAQEEAARKERQEKLAAEAQARQEKLAAEAQARRDAINKANSERVRKNLGQLENPRRNDDKNPNANTMSFVIKNVEPTTPPESPEQQQKDVESGLAALRRFIGGQIILKADVGYIYNFSQPDNFKTLGLGTSQFHTMGYGVSFGYTHQLGIGLSVDYLGFQNNITAIGVGENADYQYNYKTDYNIVTLTPNYRFKLDSDGHFGMRIGLGIGVNRPNIYWHKEPVQAGNGAGGGVRVASGATYEGPTPYSSIHTKCDDIFNPADDGFLRKKYDDSQGYGEAPPAWHNYFCKPGEKPPRDRDAEFARMLEEDRGAFEGGIRPGSFKYVSGTVAYGVWDKILSEDKNFTGAAVLNGATDFEHGPPTPVRYNVWDSLSPETQAGLTAAGGYREPLLTAIGPDATPVPKTLPQSTPIPSVLAPALPINNPGDIAKDIGLVIAPQVSVEYDYGMLHADMNIRYLHEFKKTKIYDDSNLTINNRQNVNYTSQSGSLAVVWV, encoded by the coding sequence ATGGGCGTTTTTTTAAAAAAAATTATAATATGTTTTTTATCGATAGCATTATTTTTTACATCGACGCCTATCGTTTTTGCTCAATCCAATCAAATGGTGGCGGCGGACAGCATCACGAATTTAAATATTAATGTCGCCACTGCCGCGCAACCGCAAGTCGAGGGCGAGGTTGCCCATACCCTGTCGCTGGACGAGGCGACCTGTTACATCGCCACGCTTGGCGGCCACAAGGTTAGTTACGTAGGATTTTATAACAAATGTAAACCCGGCACCGGCCTGGGGGTTGGGAAATTAAGCATCGTCAAGGAAAAGCCGGTTTTTACGCTTATTTTTTGCATCGGTTATTGCGGCGGGTTGAAAACCGGCGTGCCGGTGGCGGCGAAGGAAGAAAATATTAACAACCTTGATAATGGCACCGGCGAAAATATAAAACCCGGGGCGGTGAATATTTTAAATAAGCAACAAGCCGCCAAGAATAGACAAGCACGCCAGGCAGAACTGGCCAAGCAACGTGCCGAGGCCGCCAAGCAACGTGCCGAGGCGGATAAGATTGCGCGGGAAGAAAAGAAAGCACAGCAGGAAGAGGCATTGAAGGAAAAACAAGCCACGACGTTGGGGGAAAAGAAAGCCCTAAGAGAACAAGCCGCCAAGGAAAGACAGGCGCGCGAGGCGGAGCTGGCCAAGCAACGTGCGGAGGCCGCCAAGCAACGTGCCGAGGCGGATAAAATTGCGCGGGAAGAAAAGAAAGCACAGCAGGAAGAGGCATTGAAGGAAAAACAAGCCACGACGTTGGGGGAAAAGAAAGCCCTAAGAGAACAAGCCGCCAAGAATAGACAAGCACGCCAGGCCGAACTTGCCAAGCAACGTGCCGAGGCGGATAAGGCAAGACGTGCGCAAGAAGAAGCGGCCAGAAAAGAACGGCAAGAAAAATTAGCGGCCGAGGCGCAAGCTCGCCAAGAAAAATTGGCGGCCGAGGCGCAAGCCCGCCGGGACGCAATTAACAAGGCCAATAGCGAACGCGTCAGAAAAAACCTAGGGCAGTTAGAAAACCCGCGAAGGAACGATGATAAAAATCCCAATGCAAACACCATGTCGTTTGTTATTAAAAATGTCGAACCGACCACGCCGCCCGAATCGCCGGAACAACAGCAAAAAGATGTGGAATCAGGGCTGGCCGCGCTACGCCGCTTTATCGGCGGGCAAATAATATTAAAGGCCGATGTCGGTTATATTTACAATTTTTCGCAACCGGATAATTTTAAAACTTTGGGCCTGGGCACTTCGCAATTTCACACCATGGGTTATGGGGTGTCCTTCGGTTATACCCATCAGCTGGGGATTGGCCTGTCGGTCGATTACCTTGGTTTTCAAAATAATATCACCGCCATCGGTGTGGGCGAAAATGCCGATTACCAATATAATTACAAAACCGATTACAATATCGTCACCCTGACGCCGAATTATCGTTTTAAATTGGACAGCGACGGGCATTTCGGTATGCGCATTGGCCTTGGCATAGGGGTTAATAGGCCAAATATCTATTGGCATAAGGAACCCGTTCAAGCAGGCAATGGGGCAGGCGGCGGTGTGCGGGTGGCCAGTGGTGCGACATATGAAGGGCCGACACCCTACAGCTCTATCCATACTAAATGCGACGATATTTTTAATCCGGCCGATGATGGCTTCCTACGCAAAAAATATGACGATAGTCAGGGGTATGGCGAGGCACCCCCGGCGTGGCATAATTATTTTTGTAAGCCAGGCGAAAAACCGCCACGCGACAGGGATGCAGAGTTTGCGCGCATGCTGGAAGAGGATCGTGGGGCATTTGAGGGTGGGATTAGACCAGGCTCTTTTAAGTATGTAAGCGGCACGGTTGCCTATGGCGTATGGGATAAAATTTTATCTGAAGATAAAAACTTTACGGGTGCCGCCGTATTGAACGGGGCAACCGATTTTGAACATGGCCCGCCAACACCGGTGCGATATAATGTTTGGGATAGTTTATCACCAGAGACGCAGGCGGGATTGACCGCCGCCGGCGGATACCGTGAGCCGTTACTGACAGCGATTGGCCCAGACGCGACGCCGGTGCCAAAAACACTGCCGCAATCAACGCCGATACCCAGCGTCCTGGCCCCGGCATTACCAATTAATAACCCGGGCGATATAGCGAAAGATATAGGGTTGGTTATCGCGCCACAGGTTAGTGTTGAATATGATTACGGCATGCTCCACGCCGATATGAATATTCGTTACCTGCATGAATTTAAAAAGACAAAAATTTATGACGACAGCAACCTGACGATTAACAATCGACAGAACGTAAATTACACCAGCCAATCGGGTTCTTTGGCGGTGGTTTGGGTTTAA